One Periophthalmus magnuspinnatus isolate fPerMag1 chromosome 8, fPerMag1.2.pri, whole genome shotgun sequence genomic window carries:
- the usp7 gene encoding ubiquitin carboxyl-terminal hydrolase 7 isoform X3 — MNHHHHTQQQKAGEQQLSEPEDMEMEAGDTDEPPRIPANPVINGNVAMADGHNNTEEDMEDDTSWRSEATFRFVVERFSRLSESVLSPSCFVRNLPWKIMVMPRFYPDRPHQKSVGFFLQCNAESDSTSWSCHAQAMLKIVHYKDDEKSFSRRISHLFFHKENDWGFSNFMSWSDVTDPERGFIEDDKVTFEVYVQADAPHGVAWDSKKHTGYVGLKNQGATCYMNSLLQTLFFTNQLRRAVYMMPTEGDDSSKSVPLALQRVFYELQHSDKPVGTKKLTKSFGWETLDSFMQHDVQELCRVLLDNVENKMKGTCVEGTIPKLFRGKMVSYIQCKHVDYRSERIEDYYDIQLSIKGKKNIFESFKDYVATEQLDGDNKYDAGEHGLQEAEKGVKFLTFPPILHLQLMRFMYDPQTDQNIKINDRFEFPDQLPLDEFLQKPDSKDPANYILHAVLVHSGDNHGGHYVVYLNPKGDGKWCKFDDDVVSRCTKEEAIEHNYGGHDDDLSVRHCTNAYMLVYIRESKLSEVLQPMTDVDIPQQLVERLQEEKRVEAQKRKERQEAHLYMQVQMVTEDQFCGHQGNDMYDEEKVKYTVFKVLKSSTLQEFVQNLSQTMGFPQDQMRLWPMQARSNGTKRPAMLDYEADCNKSMIDLSDNENPWTIFLETVDPEMAASGATLPKFDKDHDVMLFLKMYDPKTRSLSYCGHIYTPISCKIRDLLPVMCERAGFQQETSLILYEEVKPNLTERIQDYDVSLDKALDELMDGDIIVFQKDDPENDSSELPTAKDYFRDLYHRVDVIFCDKTIHNDPGFVVTLSNRMNYFQVAKTVAQRLNTDPMLLQFFKSQGYRDGPGNPLRHNYEGTLRDLLQFFKPRQPKKLYYQQLKMKITDFENRRSFKCIWLNSQFREEEITLYPDKHGCVRDLLEECKKAVELSEKGSEKLRLLEIVSYKIIGVHQEDELLECLSPAASRTFRIEEIPLDQVDLDKDTEMLIPVAHFHKEVFGTFGIPFLLKIRQGEPFREVMRRIQTMLDIQEKEFEKFKFAIVMMGRHQYITEDEYEVNLKDFEPQPGNMSHPRPWLGLDHFNKAPKRGRYTYLEKAIKIHN; from the exons ATgaaccaccatcaccacacgcAGCAGCAGAAAGCCGGCGAGCAGCAGCTCAGCGAGCCCGAGGACATGGAGATGGAAG CTGGGGACACCGATGAGCCTCCAAGAATCCCTGCCAACCCAGTGATCAATGGTAATGTGGCAATGGCAGATGGACACAataacacagaggaggacatggAGGATG ACACCAGCTGGCGCTCTGAGGCAACGTTTCGCTTTGTAGTGGAACGTTTCAGCCGGCTTAGTGAGTCGGTACTCAGCCCGTCCTGCTTCGTCCGAAACCTTCCATGGAAAATAATGGTGATGCCACGCTTCTATCCTGACAGGCCACACCAAAAGAGTGTAGGCTTTTTCCTGCAATGTAATGCAGAGTCCGATTCTAC GTCGTGGTCATGTCATGCACAGGCCATGCTGAAGATTGTTCACTACAAAGATGATGAAAAGTCATTTAGTCGTCGAATCAGTCATCTCTTCTTCCACAAAGAGAATGATTGGGGCTTCTCAAACTTCATGTCCTGGAGT GATGTGACTGACCCAGAAAGAGGTTTCATTGAAGATGACAAAGTCACTTTTGAAGTCTATGTTCAGGCTGATGCTCCTCACGGAGTCGC CTGGGACTCCAAGAAACACACAGGCTATGTTGGGCTCAAAAACCAAGGAGCTACATGCTATATGAATAGTCTGTTACAAACCCTCTTTTTCACTAATCAACTAAGACGG GCGGTGTACATGATGCCCACAGAGGGCGATGACTCGTCCAAGAGTGTGCCCCTGGCCTTACAGAGGGTTTTCTATGAGTTGCAACATAGCGACAAACCTGTTGGCACCAAGAAACTCACAAAGTCCTTCGG TTGGGAAACACTTGACAGCTTCATGCAACATGATGTACAGGAACTGTGCAGAGTG CTCCTAGATAATGTGGAGAACAAAATGAAAGGCACTTGTGTTGAGGGAACCATCCCCAAGCTCTTCAGGGGGAAGATGGTG tcaTATATCCAGTGTAAACATGTAGACTACCGATCAGAGAGAATAGAAGACTACTATGACATTCAGCTTAGCATCAAAGGAAAGAAAAACA TTTTTGAGTCTTTCAAAGACTATGTTGCGACTGAACAGTTGGATGGTGATAATAAATATGATGCTGGGGAACATGGACTTCAG GAAGCTGAAAAGGGAGTGAAGTTTCTTACCTTTCCCCCGATCCTTCATCTGCAGCTGATGAGGTTCATGTATGACCCACAAACCGACCAAAACATCAAGATCAATGACAG gTTTGAGTTTCCAGATCAGTTGCCTCTAGATGAGTTTCTTCAAAAGCCTGACTCCAAGGACCCAGCCAACTACATCCTACACGCCGTGCTCGTGCACAGCGGCGACAACCATGGAGGTCACTACGTCGTCTATCTTAATCCAAAAGGAGACGGCAAA TGGTGCAAGTTTGATGATGATGTGGTTTCGCGGTGCACAAAGGAGGAAGCTATTGAACATAACTATGGTGGCCATGACGATGACCTTTCAGTGCGCCATTGCACCAATGCATACATGTTGGTTTACATCAGAGAGTCCAAGCTCA GTGAGGTTCTACAGCCCATGACTGATGTGGACATCCCACAGCAGTTAGTGGAGCGTCtacaggaggagaaaagagtgGAGGCTCAAAAGAGGAAGGAGCGTCAGGAGGCCCACCTGTATATGCAGGTCCAG atgGTGACAGAAGACCAGTTCTGCGGCCACCAGGGCAATGACATGTATGACGAGGAGAAGGTCAAGTACACAGTCTTCAAAGTCCTCAAGAGCTCCACTCTACAAGAATTTGTCCAAAACTTGTCCCAGACCATG GGTTTTCCACAAGACCAGATGAGGCTTTGGCCAATGCAAGCTCGGAGCAACGGGACCAAGCGGCCTGCCATGCTCGACTATGAGGCAGACTGCAACAAGTCT ATGATTGATTTGAGTGATAATGAGAATCCTTGGACAATATTCCTGGAGACTGTGGACCCGGAGATGGCTGCCAGTGGGGCTACATTACCCAAGTTTGATAAAGACC ATGATGTCATGTTATTCTTGAAGATGTACGACCCCAAAACCAGAAGCTTAAGTTATTGTGGACATATCTACACACCTATATCCTGTAAAATAA GAGACCTGCTGCCGGTCATGTGTGAAAGGGCAGGCTTTCAGCAGGAAACTAGTCTTATCCTCTATGAG GAAGTAAAGCCCAATCTAACAGAGCGAATCCAGGACTATGATGTCTCTCTAGACAAGGCCCTGGACGAGCTCATGGATGGGGACATCATTGTCTTCCAGAA GGACGACCCAGAGAATGACAGCAGTGAGCTGCCGACTGCAAAGGACTATTTTCGAGATCTGTATCACCGAGTGGATGTCATCTTCTGTGACAAGACCATTCACAATGACCCTGGCTTTGTGGTCACACTCTCCAACCGCATGAACTACTTTCAG GTGGCAAAGACCGTAGCCCAGAGGTTGAATACAGATCCCATGCTGCTGCAGTTCTTCAAGTCACAGGG GTACAGGGACGGGCCAGGGAATCCTCTCAGACACAACTATGAGGGAACGTTACGGGATCTGCTGCAATTCTTCAAACCCCGGCAGCCCAAGAAACTCTACTACCAGCAG TTGAAGATGAAGATTACAGACTTTGAGAACAGGAGGAGTTTTAAATGTATATGGCTCAACAGTCAATTCAGAGAAGAG GAAATCACTCTCTACCCTGACAAGCATGGCTGTGTGCGGGACCTTTTGGAAGAATGTAAAAAAGCCGTGGAGCTCTCAGAAAAGGGCTCTGAAAAGCTCAG GCTGCTCGAGATAGTAAGCTATAAAATCATAGGAGTTCACCAGGAGGATGAGCTTCTAGAATGTTTATCTCCAGCTGCTAGTCGCACCTTCAGAATAGAG GAAATCCCCTTGGATCAGGTGGACTTGGACAAGGACACTGAAATGCTCATTCCTGTTGCTCACTTCCACAAAGAGGTCTTTGGCACCTTCGGGATCCCCTTCTTGCTAAAGATTCGACAG GGAGAACCTTTCCGGGAGGTGATGAGGAGGATTCAGACAATGCTAGACATCCAGGAGAAAGAATTTGAGaag TTTAAGTTTGCCATTGTGATGATGGGACGGCATCAGTATATCACTGAAGATGAGTACGAAGTGAACCTGAAGGACTTTGAACCACAGCCAG GTAACATGTCCCACCCGCGGCCCTGGCTAGGGTTGGATCATTTCAACAAAGCTCCAAAGAGAGGGCGCTACACCTACCTGGAGAAAGCAATCAAGATCCACAACTAA
- the usp7 gene encoding ubiquitin carboxyl-terminal hydrolase 7 isoform X1, translating to MNHHHHTQQQKAGEQQLSEPEDMEMEAGDTDEPPRIPANPVINGNVAMADGHNNTEEDMEDDTSWRSEATFRFVVERFSRLSESVLSPSCFVRNLPWKIMVMPRFYPDRPHQKSVGFFLQCNAESDSTSWSCHAQAMLKIVHYKDDEKSFSRRISHLFFHKENDWGFSNFMSWSDVTDPERGFIEDDKVTFEVYVQADAPHGVAWDSKKHTGYVGLKNQGATCYMNSLLQTLFFTNQLRRAVYMMPTEGDDSSKSVPLALQRVFYELQHSDKPVGTKKLTKSFGWETLDSFMQHDVQELCRVLLDNVENKMKGTCVEGTIPKLFRGKMVSYIQCKHVDYRSERIEDYYDIQLSIKGKKNIFESFKDYVATEQLDGDNKYDAGEHGLQEAEKGVKFLTFPPILHLQLMRFMYDPQTDQNIKINDRFEFPDQLPLDEFLQKPDSKDPANYILHAVLVHSGDNHGGHYVVYLNPKGDGKVSLNEPIWCKFDDDVVSRCTKEEAIEHNYGGHDDDLSVRHCTNAYMLVYIRESKLSEVLQPMTDVDIPQQLVERLQEEKRVEAQKRKERQEAHLYMQVQMVTEDQFCGHQGNDMYDEEKVKYTVFKVLKSSTLQEFVQNLSQTMGFPQDQMRLWPMQARSNGTKRPAMLDYEADCNKSMIDLSDNENPWTIFLETVDPEMAASGATLPKFDKDHDVMLFLKMYDPKTRSLSYCGHIYTPISCKIRDLLPVMCERAGFQQETSLILYEEVKPNLTERIQDYDVSLDKALDELMDGDIIVFQKDDPENDSSELPTAKDYFRDLYHRVDVIFCDKTIHNDPGFVVTLSNRMNYFQVAKTVAQRLNTDPMLLQFFKSQGYRDGPGNPLRHNYEGTLRDLLQFFKPRQPKKLYYQQLKMKITDFENRRSFKCIWLNSQFREEEITLYPDKHGCVRDLLEECKKAVELSEKGSEKLRLLEIVSYKIIGVHQEDELLECLSPAASRTFRIEEIPLDQVDLDKDTEMLIPVAHFHKEVFGTFGIPFLLKIRQGEPFREVMRRIQTMLDIQEKEFEKFKFAIVMMGRHQYITEDEYEVNLKDFEPQPGNMSHPRPWLGLDHFNKAPKRGRYTYLEKAIKIHN from the exons ATgaaccaccatcaccacacgcAGCAGCAGAAAGCCGGCGAGCAGCAGCTCAGCGAGCCCGAGGACATGGAGATGGAAG CTGGGGACACCGATGAGCCTCCAAGAATCCCTGCCAACCCAGTGATCAATGGTAATGTGGCAATGGCAGATGGACACAataacacagaggaggacatggAGGATG ACACCAGCTGGCGCTCTGAGGCAACGTTTCGCTTTGTAGTGGAACGTTTCAGCCGGCTTAGTGAGTCGGTACTCAGCCCGTCCTGCTTCGTCCGAAACCTTCCATGGAAAATAATGGTGATGCCACGCTTCTATCCTGACAGGCCACACCAAAAGAGTGTAGGCTTTTTCCTGCAATGTAATGCAGAGTCCGATTCTAC GTCGTGGTCATGTCATGCACAGGCCATGCTGAAGATTGTTCACTACAAAGATGATGAAAAGTCATTTAGTCGTCGAATCAGTCATCTCTTCTTCCACAAAGAGAATGATTGGGGCTTCTCAAACTTCATGTCCTGGAGT GATGTGACTGACCCAGAAAGAGGTTTCATTGAAGATGACAAAGTCACTTTTGAAGTCTATGTTCAGGCTGATGCTCCTCACGGAGTCGC CTGGGACTCCAAGAAACACACAGGCTATGTTGGGCTCAAAAACCAAGGAGCTACATGCTATATGAATAGTCTGTTACAAACCCTCTTTTTCACTAATCAACTAAGACGG GCGGTGTACATGATGCCCACAGAGGGCGATGACTCGTCCAAGAGTGTGCCCCTGGCCTTACAGAGGGTTTTCTATGAGTTGCAACATAGCGACAAACCTGTTGGCACCAAGAAACTCACAAAGTCCTTCGG TTGGGAAACACTTGACAGCTTCATGCAACATGATGTACAGGAACTGTGCAGAGTG CTCCTAGATAATGTGGAGAACAAAATGAAAGGCACTTGTGTTGAGGGAACCATCCCCAAGCTCTTCAGGGGGAAGATGGTG tcaTATATCCAGTGTAAACATGTAGACTACCGATCAGAGAGAATAGAAGACTACTATGACATTCAGCTTAGCATCAAAGGAAAGAAAAACA TTTTTGAGTCTTTCAAAGACTATGTTGCGACTGAACAGTTGGATGGTGATAATAAATATGATGCTGGGGAACATGGACTTCAG GAAGCTGAAAAGGGAGTGAAGTTTCTTACCTTTCCCCCGATCCTTCATCTGCAGCTGATGAGGTTCATGTATGACCCACAAACCGACCAAAACATCAAGATCAATGACAG gTTTGAGTTTCCAGATCAGTTGCCTCTAGATGAGTTTCTTCAAAAGCCTGACTCCAAGGACCCAGCCAACTACATCCTACACGCCGTGCTCGTGCACAGCGGCGACAACCATGGAGGTCACTACGTCGTCTATCTTAATCCAAAAGGAGACGGCAAAGTGAGTCTCAATGAACCAATA TGGTGCAAGTTTGATGATGATGTGGTTTCGCGGTGCACAAAGGAGGAAGCTATTGAACATAACTATGGTGGCCATGACGATGACCTTTCAGTGCGCCATTGCACCAATGCATACATGTTGGTTTACATCAGAGAGTCCAAGCTCA GTGAGGTTCTACAGCCCATGACTGATGTGGACATCCCACAGCAGTTAGTGGAGCGTCtacaggaggagaaaagagtgGAGGCTCAAAAGAGGAAGGAGCGTCAGGAGGCCCACCTGTATATGCAGGTCCAG atgGTGACAGAAGACCAGTTCTGCGGCCACCAGGGCAATGACATGTATGACGAGGAGAAGGTCAAGTACACAGTCTTCAAAGTCCTCAAGAGCTCCACTCTACAAGAATTTGTCCAAAACTTGTCCCAGACCATG GGTTTTCCACAAGACCAGATGAGGCTTTGGCCAATGCAAGCTCGGAGCAACGGGACCAAGCGGCCTGCCATGCTCGACTATGAGGCAGACTGCAACAAGTCT ATGATTGATTTGAGTGATAATGAGAATCCTTGGACAATATTCCTGGAGACTGTGGACCCGGAGATGGCTGCCAGTGGGGCTACATTACCCAAGTTTGATAAAGACC ATGATGTCATGTTATTCTTGAAGATGTACGACCCCAAAACCAGAAGCTTAAGTTATTGTGGACATATCTACACACCTATATCCTGTAAAATAA GAGACCTGCTGCCGGTCATGTGTGAAAGGGCAGGCTTTCAGCAGGAAACTAGTCTTATCCTCTATGAG GAAGTAAAGCCCAATCTAACAGAGCGAATCCAGGACTATGATGTCTCTCTAGACAAGGCCCTGGACGAGCTCATGGATGGGGACATCATTGTCTTCCAGAA GGACGACCCAGAGAATGACAGCAGTGAGCTGCCGACTGCAAAGGACTATTTTCGAGATCTGTATCACCGAGTGGATGTCATCTTCTGTGACAAGACCATTCACAATGACCCTGGCTTTGTGGTCACACTCTCCAACCGCATGAACTACTTTCAG GTGGCAAAGACCGTAGCCCAGAGGTTGAATACAGATCCCATGCTGCTGCAGTTCTTCAAGTCACAGGG GTACAGGGACGGGCCAGGGAATCCTCTCAGACACAACTATGAGGGAACGTTACGGGATCTGCTGCAATTCTTCAAACCCCGGCAGCCCAAGAAACTCTACTACCAGCAG TTGAAGATGAAGATTACAGACTTTGAGAACAGGAGGAGTTTTAAATGTATATGGCTCAACAGTCAATTCAGAGAAGAG GAAATCACTCTCTACCCTGACAAGCATGGCTGTGTGCGGGACCTTTTGGAAGAATGTAAAAAAGCCGTGGAGCTCTCAGAAAAGGGCTCTGAAAAGCTCAG GCTGCTCGAGATAGTAAGCTATAAAATCATAGGAGTTCACCAGGAGGATGAGCTTCTAGAATGTTTATCTCCAGCTGCTAGTCGCACCTTCAGAATAGAG GAAATCCCCTTGGATCAGGTGGACTTGGACAAGGACACTGAAATGCTCATTCCTGTTGCTCACTTCCACAAAGAGGTCTTTGGCACCTTCGGGATCCCCTTCTTGCTAAAGATTCGACAG GGAGAACCTTTCCGGGAGGTGATGAGGAGGATTCAGACAATGCTAGACATCCAGGAGAAAGAATTTGAGaag TTTAAGTTTGCCATTGTGATGATGGGACGGCATCAGTATATCACTGAAGATGAGTACGAAGTGAACCTGAAGGACTTTGAACCACAGCCAG GTAACATGTCCCACCCGCGGCCCTGGCTAGGGTTGGATCATTTCAACAAAGCTCCAAAGAGAGGGCGCTACACCTACCTGGAGAAAGCAATCAAGATCCACAACTAA
- the usp7 gene encoding ubiquitin carboxyl-terminal hydrolase 7 isoform X2, which produces MNHHHHTQQQKAGEQQLSEPEDMEMEAGDTDEPPRIPANPVINGNVAMADGHNNTEEDMEDDTSWRSEATFRFVVERFSRLSESVLSPSCFVRNLPWKIMVMPRFYPDRPHQKSVGFFLQCNAESDSTSWSCHAQAMLKIVHYKDDEKSFSRRISHLFFHKENDWGFSNFMSWSDVTDPERGFIEDDKVTFEVYVQADAPHGVAWDSKKHTGYVGLKNQGATCYMNSLLQTLFFTNQLRRAVYMMPTEGDDSSKSVPLALQRVFYELQHSDKPVGTKKLTKSFGWETLDSFMQHDVQELCRVLLDNVENKMKGTCVEGTIPKLFRGKMVSYIQCKHVDYRSERIEDYYDIQLSIKGKKNIFESFKDYVATEQLDGDNKYDAGEHGLQEAEKGVKFLTFPPILHLQLMRFMYDPQTDQNIKINDRFEFPDQLPLDEFLQKPDSKDPANYILHAVLVHSGDNHGGHYVVYLNPKGDGKVSLNEPIWCKFDDDVVSRCTKEEAIEHNYGGHDDDLSVRHCTNAYMLVYIRESKLSEVLQPMTDVDIPQQLVERLQEEKRVEAQKRKERQEAHLYMQVQMVTEDQFCGHQGNDMYDEEKVKYTVFKVLKSSTLQEFVQNLSQTMGFPQDQMRLWPMQARSNGTKRPAMLDYEADCNKSMIDLSDNENPWTIFLETVDPEMAASGATLPKFDKDHDVMLFLKMYDPKTRSLSYCGHIYTPISCKIRDLLPVMCERAGFQQETSLILYEEVKPNLTERIQDYDVSLDKALDELMDGDIIVFQKDDPENDSSELPTAKDYFRDLYHRVDVIFCDKTIHNDPGFVVTLSNRMNYFQVAKTVAQRLNTDPMLLQFFKSQGDGPGNPLRHNYEGTLRDLLQFFKPRQPKKLYYQQLKMKITDFENRRSFKCIWLNSQFREEEITLYPDKHGCVRDLLEECKKAVELSEKGSEKLRLLEIVSYKIIGVHQEDELLECLSPAASRTFRIEEIPLDQVDLDKDTEMLIPVAHFHKEVFGTFGIPFLLKIRQGEPFREVMRRIQTMLDIQEKEFEKFKFAIVMMGRHQYITEDEYEVNLKDFEPQPGNMSHPRPWLGLDHFNKAPKRGRYTYLEKAIKIHN; this is translated from the exons ATgaaccaccatcaccacacgcAGCAGCAGAAAGCCGGCGAGCAGCAGCTCAGCGAGCCCGAGGACATGGAGATGGAAG CTGGGGACACCGATGAGCCTCCAAGAATCCCTGCCAACCCAGTGATCAATGGTAATGTGGCAATGGCAGATGGACACAataacacagaggaggacatggAGGATG ACACCAGCTGGCGCTCTGAGGCAACGTTTCGCTTTGTAGTGGAACGTTTCAGCCGGCTTAGTGAGTCGGTACTCAGCCCGTCCTGCTTCGTCCGAAACCTTCCATGGAAAATAATGGTGATGCCACGCTTCTATCCTGACAGGCCACACCAAAAGAGTGTAGGCTTTTTCCTGCAATGTAATGCAGAGTCCGATTCTAC GTCGTGGTCATGTCATGCACAGGCCATGCTGAAGATTGTTCACTACAAAGATGATGAAAAGTCATTTAGTCGTCGAATCAGTCATCTCTTCTTCCACAAAGAGAATGATTGGGGCTTCTCAAACTTCATGTCCTGGAGT GATGTGACTGACCCAGAAAGAGGTTTCATTGAAGATGACAAAGTCACTTTTGAAGTCTATGTTCAGGCTGATGCTCCTCACGGAGTCGC CTGGGACTCCAAGAAACACACAGGCTATGTTGGGCTCAAAAACCAAGGAGCTACATGCTATATGAATAGTCTGTTACAAACCCTCTTTTTCACTAATCAACTAAGACGG GCGGTGTACATGATGCCCACAGAGGGCGATGACTCGTCCAAGAGTGTGCCCCTGGCCTTACAGAGGGTTTTCTATGAGTTGCAACATAGCGACAAACCTGTTGGCACCAAGAAACTCACAAAGTCCTTCGG TTGGGAAACACTTGACAGCTTCATGCAACATGATGTACAGGAACTGTGCAGAGTG CTCCTAGATAATGTGGAGAACAAAATGAAAGGCACTTGTGTTGAGGGAACCATCCCCAAGCTCTTCAGGGGGAAGATGGTG tcaTATATCCAGTGTAAACATGTAGACTACCGATCAGAGAGAATAGAAGACTACTATGACATTCAGCTTAGCATCAAAGGAAAGAAAAACA TTTTTGAGTCTTTCAAAGACTATGTTGCGACTGAACAGTTGGATGGTGATAATAAATATGATGCTGGGGAACATGGACTTCAG GAAGCTGAAAAGGGAGTGAAGTTTCTTACCTTTCCCCCGATCCTTCATCTGCAGCTGATGAGGTTCATGTATGACCCACAAACCGACCAAAACATCAAGATCAATGACAG gTTTGAGTTTCCAGATCAGTTGCCTCTAGATGAGTTTCTTCAAAAGCCTGACTCCAAGGACCCAGCCAACTACATCCTACACGCCGTGCTCGTGCACAGCGGCGACAACCATGGAGGTCACTACGTCGTCTATCTTAATCCAAAAGGAGACGGCAAAGTGAGTCTCAATGAACCAATA TGGTGCAAGTTTGATGATGATGTGGTTTCGCGGTGCACAAAGGAGGAAGCTATTGAACATAACTATGGTGGCCATGACGATGACCTTTCAGTGCGCCATTGCACCAATGCATACATGTTGGTTTACATCAGAGAGTCCAAGCTCA GTGAGGTTCTACAGCCCATGACTGATGTGGACATCCCACAGCAGTTAGTGGAGCGTCtacaggaggagaaaagagtgGAGGCTCAAAAGAGGAAGGAGCGTCAGGAGGCCCACCTGTATATGCAGGTCCAG atgGTGACAGAAGACCAGTTCTGCGGCCACCAGGGCAATGACATGTATGACGAGGAGAAGGTCAAGTACACAGTCTTCAAAGTCCTCAAGAGCTCCACTCTACAAGAATTTGTCCAAAACTTGTCCCAGACCATG GGTTTTCCACAAGACCAGATGAGGCTTTGGCCAATGCAAGCTCGGAGCAACGGGACCAAGCGGCCTGCCATGCTCGACTATGAGGCAGACTGCAACAAGTCT ATGATTGATTTGAGTGATAATGAGAATCCTTGGACAATATTCCTGGAGACTGTGGACCCGGAGATGGCTGCCAGTGGGGCTACATTACCCAAGTTTGATAAAGACC ATGATGTCATGTTATTCTTGAAGATGTACGACCCCAAAACCAGAAGCTTAAGTTATTGTGGACATATCTACACACCTATATCCTGTAAAATAA GAGACCTGCTGCCGGTCATGTGTGAAAGGGCAGGCTTTCAGCAGGAAACTAGTCTTATCCTCTATGAG GAAGTAAAGCCCAATCTAACAGAGCGAATCCAGGACTATGATGTCTCTCTAGACAAGGCCCTGGACGAGCTCATGGATGGGGACATCATTGTCTTCCAGAA GGACGACCCAGAGAATGACAGCAGTGAGCTGCCGACTGCAAAGGACTATTTTCGAGATCTGTATCACCGAGTGGATGTCATCTTCTGTGACAAGACCATTCACAATGACCCTGGCTTTGTGGTCACACTCTCCAACCGCATGAACTACTTTCAG GTGGCAAAGACCGTAGCCCAGAGGTTGAATACAGATCCCATGCTGCTGCAGTTCTTCAAGTCACAGGG GGACGGGCCAGGGAATCCTCTCAGACACAACTATGAGGGAACGTTACGGGATCTGCTGCAATTCTTCAAACCCCGGCAGCCCAAGAAACTCTACTACCAGCAG TTGAAGATGAAGATTACAGACTTTGAGAACAGGAGGAGTTTTAAATGTATATGGCTCAACAGTCAATTCAGAGAAGAG GAAATCACTCTCTACCCTGACAAGCATGGCTGTGTGCGGGACCTTTTGGAAGAATGTAAAAAAGCCGTGGAGCTCTCAGAAAAGGGCTCTGAAAAGCTCAG GCTGCTCGAGATAGTAAGCTATAAAATCATAGGAGTTCACCAGGAGGATGAGCTTCTAGAATGTTTATCTCCAGCTGCTAGTCGCACCTTCAGAATAGAG GAAATCCCCTTGGATCAGGTGGACTTGGACAAGGACACTGAAATGCTCATTCCTGTTGCTCACTTCCACAAAGAGGTCTTTGGCACCTTCGGGATCCCCTTCTTGCTAAAGATTCGACAG GGAGAACCTTTCCGGGAGGTGATGAGGAGGATTCAGACAATGCTAGACATCCAGGAGAAAGAATTTGAGaag TTTAAGTTTGCCATTGTGATGATGGGACGGCATCAGTATATCACTGAAGATGAGTACGAAGTGAACCTGAAGGACTTTGAACCACAGCCAG GTAACATGTCCCACCCGCGGCCCTGGCTAGGGTTGGATCATTTCAACAAAGCTCCAAAGAGAGGGCGCTACACCTACCTGGAGAAAGCAATCAAGATCCACAACTAA
- the hapstr1a gene encoding UPF0472 protein C16orf72 homolog, whose translation MEEKKEEGDSEIQEHGPEHWFSKWERQCLAEAEQREPREEEAEEEQDKLWHLFQNSATAVAQLYKDRVCHQQGLSLWVPFQNAATAVTNLYKESIEAHQRSFDRGIQTGHQRRNKDMLAWVKKRRRTIRREDLISFLCGKAPPHRGGRTSTRLTVVAPSRANSSAETGSSVEADLQPFREAIALHGLSGAMASISVRSGAPGSPTHISGSSSNGAGAGGGGSSGSVCRSRRNGLQDVDLNTFISEEMALHLDSSSAGGTRKRNSNQCSDVITDSPTHKRNRMI comes from the exons atggaggagaagaaggaagagGGGGACTCGGAGATACAGGAGCACGGACCTGAACACTGGTTCTCAAAATGGGAGCGGCAGTGTTTGGCCGAAGCCGAGCAGAGAGAGCCCCGGGAGGAAGAGGCCGAAGAGGAGCAGGATAAACTGTGGCATCTGTTCCAAAACTCTGCCACCGCCGTAGCACAGCTTTACAAAG ATAGAGTTTGTCATCAACAAGGCTTGTCACTGTGGGTGCCATTTCAGAATGCTGCAACAGCAGTTACAAATCTCTATAAAG AAAGTATAGAGGCTCATCAGAGGAGTTTTGATCGTGGCATTCAAACTGGTCATCAGCGTCGAAATAAG GACATGTTGGCTTGGGTGAAAAAGCGCAGAAGAACCATCCGCAGAGAGGATCTTATTAGCTTTTTGTGTGGCAAAGCACCACCCCATAGGGGTGGCAGGACCAGCACACGTCTGACCGTAGTAGCTCCAAGTCGTGCCAATTCATCAGCAGAGACCGGCTCCTCTGTAGAAGCAGATCTTCAACCTTTCAGGGAAGCCATTGCCCTGCATG GTCTAAGTGGGGCAATGGCCAGTATTAGTGTGCGCTCTGGTGCTCCAGGGTCTCCCACACACATTAGTGGCAGCAGCAGTAATGGGgcaggagcaggtggagggGGGTCGTCGGGCTCAGTGTGCCGCTCAAGGCGGAATGGCCTCCAGGATGTGGACCTGAATACTTTCATCTCTGAGGAGATGGCACTTCATTTGGACTCTTCCTCTGCCGGAGGAACCAGGAAACGAAATTCCAACCAATGTAGTGATGTCATTACAGACTCCCCAACACATAAACGTAATCGGATGATCTGA